The Zobellia alginiliquefaciens genome contains a region encoding:
- a CDS encoding RNA methyltransferase produces the protein MSTDNFEHEFFGIGIQNGKTPENLGVLWRTAQNLGASFIFTIGNRYAKQASDTHHAVKAMPYFHYDTFEAFYNNLPKGAMLVGVEMKANAVDLETFEHPRRCVYLLGAEDHGLSNLACEKSHHLIRFKSEKSLNVAVAGSIVMYDRNLSKPRMR, from the coding sequence GTGAGCACGGATAATTTTGAACATGAGTTTTTTGGTATTGGTATCCAAAATGGAAAAACGCCTGAAAATTTAGGGGTATTATGGCGAACGGCACAAAATCTGGGCGCTAGTTTTATCTTCACGATTGGTAATAGATATGCCAAACAGGCAAGCGATACGCACCATGCCGTGAAGGCCATGCCTTATTTTCATTATGATACGTTTGAGGCATTCTATAACAATTTGCCCAAAGGTGCTATGCTGGTCGGGGTAGAAATGAAAGCGAATGCGGTTGACCTGGAAACTTTTGAACACCCAAGACGATGCGTATATTTGCTGGGAGCGGAAGACCACGGACTTTCTAACCTAGCTTGTGAAAAGTCGCACCATTTGATTCGTTTTAAATCGGAGAAAAGCCTTAATGTGGCTGTAGCCGGAAGTATTGTTATGTATGATAGGAATCTATCAAAACCGCGAATGCGTTAA
- the era gene encoding GTPase Era: MGNHKSGFVNIIGNPNVGKSTLMNAFVGEKLSIITSKAQTTRHRILGIVNGDDFQVILSDTPGIIKPAYELQSSMMNFVKSAFEDADVLLYMVEIGEKALKDEAFFEKIKNSKIPVLLLLNKVDTATQELLEEQVQYWQEMLPTVELHPISALSNFNIKNIFERIIELLPEAPAYYPKDQLTDKPERFFVNENIREKILMYYKKEIPYSVEIETEEFFEDEDIIRMRAVIMVERDSQKGIIIGHKGAALKRVGVESRKDLEKFFGKQVHLELYVKVNKNWRNDARQLKRFGYNN, from the coding sequence ATGGGAAATCATAAATCTGGATTTGTAAATATTATAGGGAATCCCAATGTGGGAAAATCCACTTTAATGAATGCCTTTGTAGGCGAGAAACTTTCTATTATTACTTCCAAGGCACAGACTACAAGGCACCGTATTCTTGGCATTGTTAATGGTGATGATTTTCAGGTAATCCTTTCGGATACGCCGGGTATCATTAAGCCTGCCTATGAATTGCAATCTTCTATGATGAATTTTGTAAAATCGGCTTTTGAAGATGCAGATGTACTTTTGTACATGGTTGAGATTGGTGAAAAGGCATTGAAGGATGAAGCTTTCTTTGAAAAAATAAAAAATAGCAAAATTCCTGTTCTGTTATTGCTGAATAAAGTGGATACCGCAACCCAAGAATTGCTGGAGGAGCAAGTGCAATACTGGCAAGAAATGCTTCCCACTGTAGAACTACATCCTATTTCCGCTTTATCAAACTTCAATATTAAAAATATTTTTGAACGAATAATAGAATTGCTTCCGGAAGCACCTGCCTATTACCCTAAAGACCAACTTACGGATAAGCCTGAGCGGTTCTTTGTAAATGAGAATATTAGGGAAAAAATCTTAATGTATTACAAAAAGGAAATTCCTTATTCCGTTGAAATAGAGACCGAAGAATTTTTTGAAGATGAGGATATCATTAGAATGCGTGCCGTAATTATGGTGGAACGTGATTCTCAAAAAGGGATTATCATTGGTCATAAAGGCGCTGCGTTAAAAAGGGTGGGGGTAGAGTCCCGTAAGGACTTAGAAAAGTTTTTTGGTAAACAAGTGCATTTAGAATTATACGTAAAAGTCAATAAAAATTGGCGTAATGATGCCCGTCAGTTAAAACGCTTTGGTTACAATAACTAA
- a CDS encoding choice-of-anchor I family protein codes for MKKFKSIPLILIALATFSCEKLEDLVGHPIDEEVVDPSNLSFTRIGGFTNGTGDEGFAEISAYDAKTGKLFVVNPVESEVSVWDISEPTIPAKQASIALSGTPNSVAVHDGLLAIAVENDNKQADGTIEVYETATMTLETSYPAGALPDMVTFSPNGKYIVAANEGEPNDDYTVDPEGSISVIDLEKNEVNTLFFTNYNGQTIGNDFRVFGPGASVAQDIEPEYVAVSDDSKYAYISLQENNGMAVVDLTSMTLTDVFGLGVKDHSLAENAMDASNKDDIVGNFKTWPVLGFYHPDAITFAKIGGAGYIISANEGDSRDYDGYSEEVRVEDLELDATAFPNAEELQAEGNLGRLKTTTANGDTDGDGDFDKIYSYGARSFTIWSPQGQMVYDSGDEIGRKTLEIAPALFNNDEGEADGRSDDKGAEPESVTTLKVGESTLLFVGLERTGGAFVYDISSPSAPVFLKWIFNTQDVAPEGLLTIPAEESPNGENLLVITNEVSNTVSIFEIK; via the coding sequence ATGAAAAAATTTAAAAGTATTCCGCTTATTCTTATTGCATTAGCTACTTTTTCTTGTGAAAAACTAGAAGACCTTGTCGGCCACCCTATAGATGAAGAGGTCGTAGATCCGTCCAACCTTTCTTTTACTAGAATCGGTGGTTTTACAAACGGTACCGGAGATGAAGGTTTTGCCGAAATTAGTGCTTACGATGCCAAGACTGGTAAACTGTTCGTTGTAAACCCTGTGGAAAGTGAAGTTTCCGTTTGGGATATTTCTGAACCAACAATCCCTGCAAAACAAGCATCTATTGCTTTAAGCGGTACTCCAAATAGTGTTGCGGTTCATGATGGACTTTTGGCGATTGCCGTAGAGAACGACAACAAGCAAGCAGACGGAACAATTGAGGTGTACGAGACTGCTACTATGACCTTGGAAACCTCTTATCCTGCCGGAGCATTACCGGATATGGTTACCTTCAGTCCTAATGGAAAATATATTGTTGCAGCCAATGAAGGTGAGCCAAACGACGATTATACGGTAGACCCTGAAGGTTCTATTTCGGTAATCGACCTTGAGAAAAATGAGGTGAATACTTTGTTCTTTACCAATTACAACGGTCAAACCATAGGAAACGATTTTCGGGTTTTTGGTCCTGGGGCTTCGGTGGCGCAGGATATTGAGCCAGAATACGTGGCGGTTTCTGATGATAGTAAGTATGCCTACATCAGTTTACAGGAAAATAACGGTATGGCTGTAGTGGATTTAACTTCAATGACCCTAACGGATGTTTTTGGGTTGGGGGTAAAAGATCACTCGCTTGCTGAAAATGCTATGGACGCTAGTAATAAGGATGATATTGTGGGTAATTTTAAGACTTGGCCTGTGTTAGGTTTTTACCACCCAGATGCTATTACGTTTGCTAAAATAGGAGGTGCAGGATACATCATTTCTGCAAATGAAGGTGATTCTCGTGATTATGACGGGTATTCTGAAGAGGTAAGAGTAGAGGATTTAGAGTTGGATGCTACGGCTTTTCCAAATGCTGAAGAATTACAGGCTGAAGGAAATTTAGGTCGTTTAAAGACTACAACGGCTAATGGAGATACGGACGGTGATGGTGATTTTGATAAAATCTATTCCTACGGGGCACGTTCGTTTACAATCTGGTCTCCTCAAGGGCAAATGGTTTATGATAGTGGTGATGAAATAGGAAGAAAAACATTGGAAATTGCTCCTGCTTTGTTTAATAATGATGAGGGTGAAGCTGATGGTAGAAGTGATGATAAAGGTGCAGAGCCAGAATCGGTTACAACTCTTAAAGTAGGAGAGTCTACTTTGTTGTTCGTAGGTTTGGAAAGAACGGGTGGAGCGTTTGTATATGATATTTCAAGTCCGTCCGCACCTGTATTCTTAAAGTGGATTTTCAATACGCAAGATGTTGCTCCTGAGGGACTTTTAACTATCCCTGCTGAAGAGTCGCCTAATGGAGAAAACCTTTTGGTTATCACCAATGAAGTATCTAATACCGTATCTATTTTTGAGATAAAATAG
- the der gene encoding ribosome biogenesis GTPase Der gives MSAIVAVVGRPNVGKSTFFNRLIQRREAITDAVSGVTRDRHYGKSDWNGKEFSLIDTGGYVQGSDDIFEQEIDKQVELAIDEADAIIFMVDVESGITGMDEDVANLLRRVKKPVFLVVNKVDNAKRAEDAVEFYALGLGDYYTLSSINGSGTGDLLDDLVEVLPEKEKEESELPRFAVVGRPNAGKSSFINALIGEDRYIVTDIAGTTRDSIDTKYNRFGFDFNIVDTAGIRRKAKVKEDLEFYSVMRSVRAIEHCDVCLLMFDATRGFDGQVENIFWLAQRNNKGIVILVNKWDLVEDKETNTMKEYTIRIKQALEPFVDVPILFISALTKQRIYKAIETAVEVYQSRSRKIKTRKLNDTMLPIIERTPPPAYKDKYVKIKYITQLPTNYPQFAFFCNLPQYVREPYKRFLENKLRENYDFSGVPITIYMRKK, from the coding sequence ATGAGTGCGATTGTAGCCGTTGTAGGGAGACCAAATGTAGGGAAATCAACATTTTTTAACCGTTTGATTCAAAGAAGGGAAGCTATTACCGATGCCGTAAGTGGGGTAACCCGTGACCGTCATTACGGAAAAAGTGATTGGAACGGAAAAGAGTTTTCCTTAATAGATACGGGTGGTTATGTTCAAGGTAGCGACGATATTTTTGAGCAGGAAATTGATAAGCAAGTAGAACTCGCTATTGATGAAGCGGATGCCATTATCTTTATGGTAGATGTAGAAAGCGGCATTACCGGAATGGACGAGGATGTGGCCAACCTGCTACGTAGGGTTAAAAAGCCGGTTTTTTTGGTAGTGAATAAAGTGGATAATGCCAAGCGTGCCGAAGATGCAGTAGAGTTTTATGCCTTGGGTTTAGGTGATTACTATACTTTATCAAGTATTAACGGTAGTGGTACAGGAGATTTGCTTGATGATTTGGTAGAAGTTCTTCCTGAAAAAGAGAAAGAAGAGAGTGAGCTGCCCAGGTTTGCCGTAGTGGGTAGACCAAATGCCGGTAAATCGTCATTTATAAACGCACTCATTGGTGAAGACCGTTACATCGTAACCGATATTGCGGGAACCACAAGAGATAGTATTGACACTAAATACAATCGTTTTGGTTTTGATTTCAATATTGTAGATACGGCGGGTATTAGAAGGAAGGCCAAAGTAAAAGAAGATTTGGAGTTTTACTCAGTTATGCGTTCCGTGCGTGCTATTGAGCATTGTGATGTTTGTTTGTTGATGTTTGATGCTACACGTGGTTTTGACGGTCAGGTTGAGAATATTTTCTGGCTGGCACAACGCAACAACAAGGGTATCGTTATTCTAGTTAATAAATGGGATTTGGTAGAGGACAAAGAAACCAACACCATGAAAGAGTACACTATACGTATTAAACAGGCGTTAGAACCTTTTGTAGATGTACCCATTTTATTTATCTCGGCATTAACTAAACAACGTATTTATAAAGCGATTGAAACTGCTGTTGAGGTGTATCAAAGTCGGTCTAGAAAAATTAAGACCCGTAAGCTGAATGACACAATGTTACCAATTATTGAGCGTACACCGCCACCAGCTTATAAAGATAAATATGTAAAAATTAAATATATCACACAACTGCCTACCAACTATCCGCAGTTTGCGTTCTTTTGTAATTTACCACAATACGTTCGTGAACCTTACAAGCGGTTTTTAGAGAATAAGTTGCGAGAAAATTACGATTTTAGCGGTGTGCCGATTACAATTTATATGAGGAAGAAATAA
- a CDS encoding TPM domain-containing protein has translation MKYLKGSLLTIVLFCFTLVTAQYQIPDKPKLETSVYDYINLLSSGQKQKLEQKLIRYSDSTSTQIVIAIISSTEGENINFLGAQWGENWGIGQNDKDNGILVLLARDDRRIAINTGYGVESRLTDALSRRIIDQAILPAFKQNDYYGGLNAGSDAIFQALNGEFTEDRSFNDGSGFPLGKFLPFIIFFIILIILSNRNKRGGGGRNGGKRGSGLDLWDIIILSNMGRSGGSGSFGGGGFGGGSGGGFGGGFGGGGFGGGGASGGW, from the coding sequence ATGAAGTATCTAAAGGGTAGTCTACTTACAATCGTACTCTTTTGCTTTACTCTAGTTACGGCTCAGTATCAAATTCCCGATAAGCCGAAACTAGAGACTAGTGTCTATGATTATATTAATCTTTTGAGCTCTGGTCAAAAACAGAAATTAGAGCAAAAACTGATTCGTTATTCAGATAGTACCTCTACGCAAATCGTAATTGCCATTATTAGTTCTACGGAAGGAGAAAATATTAACTTTCTGGGCGCTCAATGGGGCGAAAATTGGGGAATAGGCCAGAACGATAAAGATAATGGAATACTGGTTCTTTTAGCTAGAGACGACCGACGGATAGCTATTAACACAGGGTACGGCGTAGAATCGCGACTAACCGATGCCCTATCGCGACGGATAATTGACCAAGCCATATTACCTGCATTTAAACAAAACGACTATTACGGAGGCTTAAATGCTGGCTCTGATGCTATTTTCCAAGCCCTGAACGGTGAATTTACCGAAGACCGCTCATTTAACGATGGTAGCGGTTTTCCTTTGGGTAAATTTTTGCCGTTTATTATTTTCTTCATTATTCTGATCATCTTATCAAACCGAAACAAACGTGGCGGCGGTGGACGCAATGGTGGAAAACGTGGCAGCGGCCTTGACCTTTGGGACATTATTATCCTAAGCAACATGGGGCGTAGTGGTGGCTCCGGAAGTTTTGGAGGTGGTGGTTTTGGAGGAGGTTCCGGCGGCGGTTTTGGCGGTGGCTTCGGTGGTGGTGGCTTCGGCGGCGGAGGTGCTTCCGGTGGTTGGTAA
- a CDS encoding TPM domain-containing protein, producing MSRVEAFLTAEEEQEIVEAIHIAEKNTSGEIRVHIEPHTRLEAIERAKEVFLLLKMDNTKEANGVLIYVAVNDRKFSIFGDSGINKVVPNNFWDSTKDAIQDQFKKGKFKQGIIDGILKAGEELQAHFPWQQGDKNELSNEVSKG from the coding sequence ATGTCTAGAGTAGAAGCATTTTTAACTGCGGAAGAAGAACAAGAAATTGTTGAGGCTATACATATAGCCGAGAAAAATACTTCTGGCGAAATCAGAGTGCATATTGAACCGCATACCCGATTGGAAGCTATTGAACGGGCCAAGGAAGTGTTTCTACTTTTAAAAATGGATAATACCAAAGAAGCCAATGGCGTCTTGATTTACGTGGCGGTAAACGATAGAAAATTTTCCATATTCGGAGATAGCGGCATCAACAAAGTGGTACCCAATAATTTTTGGGACTCTACCAAAGATGCTATTCAAGATCAATTTAAAAAAGGAAAGTTTAAGCAAGGAATCATTGACGGAATTTTAAAAGCCGGAGAAGAACTGCAAGCCCATTTTCCATGGCAACAGGGCGATAAAAACGAACTCAGCAATGAAGTATCTAAAGGGTAG
- a CDS encoding LemA family protein, which produces MKKGLIALIVLVVIAFGIYNWAVGFNNTAVELEANAKTAWSNVESAYQRRNDLIGNLVKTVQGAADFERGTLTDVIEARAKATSTSIDANNLTPEKMAQFQQAQSGLTGALSKLMVVVERYPELKANQNFLELQAQLEGTENRINVERNKFNETVNLYDIHISKFPGSFLAGIFGFEDMARYKADAGSENAPDVEFDFN; this is translated from the coding sequence ATGAAAAAAGGATTAATTGCACTTATTGTATTGGTAGTCATTGCCTTTGGTATTTATAATTGGGCCGTTGGTTTTAACAACACCGCAGTAGAATTGGAAGCAAATGCAAAAACCGCATGGTCTAATGTAGAAAGTGCTTACCAACGTAGAAACGATCTTATTGGCAACTTGGTTAAAACCGTACAGGGCGCTGCAGATTTTGAGCGCGGCACCTTAACCGATGTTATTGAAGCTAGAGCAAAAGCAACCTCAACATCTATTGATGCCAACAATTTGACACCCGAAAAAATGGCCCAGTTCCAGCAGGCACAGAGTGGACTTACAGGTGCTTTGAGCAAATTAATGGTAGTGGTAGAACGGTATCCGGAACTGAAAGCAAACCAAAACTTCCTTGAACTGCAAGCACAACTGGAAGGCACCGAAAACCGCATTAACGTTGAACGAAACAAGTTTAATGAAACCGTAAACCTTTACGATATTCACATCTCTAAATTCCCTGGGTCGTTCTTGGCAGGTATTTTCGGATTTGAAGATATGGCGCGCTATAAAGCAGATGCTGGCTCCGAAAACGCACCAGATGTAGAATTTGACTTCAACTAA
- a CDS encoding MerR family transcriptional regulator: MQIDLPEKRYYGIGEVAKAFDVNTSLIRFWEKEFDALKPKKNAKGNRKFTPQDIDNLKLIYHLVKERGFTLDGAKTHLKENRQKTLNNFDIIDKLERIKVELTKIKDQL; this comes from the coding sequence ATGCAAATAGATCTCCCAGAAAAAAGGTACTATGGCATTGGCGAAGTCGCCAAGGCTTTTGACGTGAACACTTCCCTGATTCGTTTTTGGGAAAAAGAATTTGATGCGCTCAAGCCTAAGAAGAACGCGAAGGGGAATCGTAAATTCACCCCTCAAGACATAGACAACCTAAAACTCATTTATCACTTGGTAAAAGAGCGTGGCTTCACTTTAGATGGCGCAAAAACGCACTTAAAGGAGAATCGACAAAAAACGCTTAACAACTTCGATATCATTGATAAATTAGAGCGAATTAAAGTAGAATTGACCAAAATTAAGGATCAATTGTAA
- a CDS encoding M23 family metallopeptidase, whose product MSKVKYYYDPDTLSYRKIEPKKSRRYRNIALFFIGSFLFGLMCLVFLMNTNLINTPRELSLSREVKNYELQFELLNRKMGQIEEVLANIEDRDNNIYRLYFEANPIPEEQRRAGFGGVNRYKSLEGFNNSEMVIATSKRLDIIKKQMAIQSKSLDEITKLAEEKEKFLMAIPAIQPVTNESLRRMASGFGWRSDPFTKARKMHRGMDFSAPKGTPIYAPGDGKVIRADNGSSGYGKHIRIDHGYGFKTLYGHLSEYNVKKGQQVKRGDLIGFVGNTGRSEAPHLHYEVWKDEERINPINFYYGSLSAEEFKNMLKYAAQENQSLD is encoded by the coding sequence ATGTCTAAAGTAAAGTACTATTACGATCCAGATACGCTTTCGTATCGTAAAATAGAGCCTAAAAAATCTAGGCGCTACCGTAATATTGCCCTGTTTTTTATTGGATCTTTCCTTTTTGGCCTCATGTGCCTGGTATTTTTAATGAATACCAACCTCATAAATACGCCAAGAGAACTTTCTCTATCTCGTGAAGTAAAAAATTACGAGTTACAGTTTGAACTCCTGAACAGAAAAATGGGGCAAATTGAAGAAGTGCTGGCAAACATAGAAGATAGAGATAATAATATATACCGATTATATTTTGAGGCCAACCCCATACCCGAAGAGCAGCGCAGAGCTGGTTTTGGTGGCGTAAACCGCTATAAGTCATTAGAGGGTTTTAATAATTCTGAAATGGTTATTGCAACTTCTAAGCGTTTGGACATCATTAAAAAGCAGATGGCAATTCAGTCAAAATCATTGGATGAAATCACCAAACTTGCCGAAGAAAAAGAAAAATTCTTAATGGCCATACCTGCCATTCAACCGGTTACCAATGAAAGCCTTAGAAGAATGGCTTCCGGTTTTGGTTGGCGTTCGGATCCATTTACAAAAGCACGTAAAATGCACCGAGGCATGGATTTTTCCGCACCTAAAGGGACACCAATATATGCTCCTGGAGATGGAAAAGTTATTCGTGCCGATAATGGCTCGTCAGGTTACGGCAAGCACATTCGTATAGATCACGGTTACGGATTCAAAACCCTCTATGGGCATCTTAGCGAGTACAATGTAAAAAAAGGTCAACAAGTAAAACGTGGAGACCTCATTGGTTTTGTAGGCAATACCGGACGTTCAGAAGCACCACATTTACACTATGAGGTGTGGAAAGATGAGGAACGCATCAACCCTATCAACTTCTATTACGGAAGTTTATCGGCTGAAGAATTCAAAAATATGCTAAAATACGCAGCTCAAGAAAATCAATCTTTGGATTAA
- the alaS gene encoding alanine--tRNA ligase: MTSKEIRSQFLNFFKEKEHKIVPSAPMVIKDDPTLMFTNAGMNQFKEFFLGNSIPKSPRAVDTQKCLRVSGKHNDLEEVGKDTYHHTMFEMLGNWSFGDYFKEEAISWTWELLTETLKIDKDSLYVSVFEGSKDADKLSLDTEAFDLWKAIVPEDRIIMGNKKDNFWEMGDQGPCGPCSEIHVDIRSAEEKAKVSGASLVNADHPQVVEIWNLVFMQYNRKADGSLEPLPAKHVDTGMGFERLCMVLQGVQSNYDTDVFKPIIREIEAITHSKYGKEEETDIAIRVIADHIRAVSFSIADGQLPSNTGAGYVIRRILRRAVRYGFTFLNTKEPFMYRLVSVLTENMGDAFPELKEQRQLIENVIKEEEHSFLKTLDQGLVLLDQVIANVKGKEVNGRKAFELYDTYGFPIDLTALILSEKGLSLDEKGFEEAMQEQKNRSKSASEISKDDWEVLSGDLEQEFVGYDALEANVKLVKYRKVTSKKAGEQYQLVFNLTPFYPEGGGQVGDKGYLEMPNGDVVYILDTKKENNEIIHFTKNLPSDTSGTFKAVVDKKQRERTQANHTATHLLHQALREILGTHVEQKGSAVHSKYLRFDFSHFSKVTPDQLREVENFVNARIAGQLPFKEQRSIPMEDALKEGAMALFGEKYGDAVRTVRFGQSIELCGGTHVKNTSDIWHFKIKSEGAVASGIRRIEAITSDAVKDFFADNDRMLSEIKSQLNNAQDPVKAVSTLQEENAKLKKEVEALLKDKAKNLKGDLQNELQEVNGVQFLAKKIDLDAAGIKDLCFEMGQNQNNLFLLFGTEQNGKALLSCYISKELVASKELNAGTIVRELGKFIQGGGGGQPFFATAGGKNPEGLDEALAKSRQYLD; this comes from the coding sequence ATGACTTCCAAGGAAATCCGATCTCAATTCTTGAATTTTTTTAAAGAAAAAGAGCATAAAATAGTTCCATCTGCCCCTATGGTTATCAAAGATGATCCTACGCTGATGTTCACCAATGCGGGCATGAACCAGTTTAAGGAGTTCTTTTTGGGGAATAGTATTCCTAAAAGTCCTAGAGCTGTAGATACGCAAAAATGTTTACGAGTAAGTGGTAAGCATAACGATCTTGAAGAAGTGGGGAAAGATACGTATCACCACACCATGTTCGAAATGTTGGGGAACTGGAGTTTTGGAGATTATTTTAAGGAGGAAGCTATTTCTTGGACGTGGGAATTACTTACGGAAACCTTAAAAATAGATAAGGACTCTTTATACGTTTCTGTTTTTGAGGGAAGTAAAGATGCGGATAAACTTTCGTTAGATACCGAAGCTTTTGATTTGTGGAAGGCCATTGTTCCCGAAGACCGAATCATTATGGGGAACAAAAAGGATAACTTCTGGGAAATGGGCGATCAAGGCCCATGCGGCCCTTGTTCCGAAATACATGTGGATATCCGTTCTGCCGAAGAAAAAGCCAAGGTTTCCGGTGCGTCATTAGTCAATGCGGATCACCCGCAGGTGGTTGAAATATGGAACCTGGTTTTCATGCAATATAACCGTAAGGCAGATGGATCTTTGGAACCGCTACCGGCAAAACATGTGGACACGGGTATGGGGTTTGAGCGTTTGTGTATGGTGCTCCAAGGGGTGCAATCCAATTACGATACCGATGTTTTTAAACCTATCATTCGTGAAATAGAGGCCATAACCCATAGCAAATACGGTAAAGAAGAAGAAACGGATATTGCAATCCGTGTGATTGCGGATCATATTCGTGCGGTGTCTTTTTCCATTGCAGATGGTCAGTTGCCTAGCAACACAGGTGCTGGTTATGTTATTAGGCGTATTTTAAGGCGTGCCGTTCGCTACGGATTTACGTTCTTGAATACAAAAGAACCGTTTATGTACCGTTTGGTGAGCGTGTTGACGGAAAATATGGGAGACGCTTTCCCAGAGTTGAAGGAGCAGCGCCAGTTGATAGAAAATGTAATCAAAGAAGAGGAGCATTCGTTCTTAAAAACTTTAGATCAGGGTCTTGTTCTTTTAGACCAAGTTATAGCAAATGTAAAAGGGAAAGAAGTAAATGGTAGAAAAGCCTTTGAACTTTATGACACCTATGGTTTTCCTATAGATTTAACGGCACTTATCCTTTCTGAAAAAGGGCTAAGCCTTGATGAAAAAGGCTTTGAAGAGGCTATGCAGGAGCAGAAAAACCGTTCAAAATCGGCTTCAGAGATTTCCAAGGATGACTGGGAGGTTCTTTCGGGAGACTTAGAGCAAGAATTTGTTGGGTATGATGCATTAGAAGCCAATGTAAAATTGGTAAAGTACAGAAAAGTAACTTCTAAAAAGGCAGGAGAGCAGTATCAGTTGGTTTTCAATCTTACTCCTTTTTATCCTGAAGGTGGTGGTCAAGTAGGGGATAAGGGGTATTTGGAAATGCCAAATGGCGATGTGGTCTATATTCTGGATACGAAAAAAGAGAATAATGAAATTATTCACTTTACTAAAAACCTTCCGTCGGATACGAGCGGAACATTTAAGGCGGTTGTAGATAAGAAGCAGCGCGAACGTACACAAGCGAACCATACGGCAACGCATTTGCTGCATCAAGCTTTACGAGAGATTTTGGGTACGCATGTGGAACAGAAAGGTTCTGCGGTACATTCCAAATATTTGCGATTCGATTTTTCTCACTTTTCAAAAGTGACACCAGATCAACTTCGGGAAGTTGAAAATTTTGTGAATGCCCGTATTGCTGGGCAATTGCCATTTAAGGAGCAAAGAAGCATTCCAATGGAAGATGCACTTAAAGAAGGTGCCATGGCGCTTTTTGGAGAGAAGTATGGCGATGCCGTCCGGACCGTGCGTTTTGGGCAATCCATTGAATTATGTGGAGGTACGCACGTAAAGAATACCAGTGATATCTGGCATTTTAAAATCAAGTCGGAAGGTGCTGTGGCATCAGGTATTAGACGTATAGAAGCGATTACATCCGATGCGGTAAAAGATTTCTTTGCAGATAATGATAGGATGCTTTCAGAGATAAAATCGCAATTGAACAATGCACAAGATCCTGTAAAAGCAGTGTCTACATTGCAGGAGGAGAATGCCAAACTAAAAAAGGAAGTGGAAGCACTTCTAAAGGATAAAGCGAAAAACCTGAAAGGCGATTTACAGAACGAATTGCAAGAGGTAAACGGTGTTCAGTTTTTAGCCAAGAAAATAGATTTGGATGCCGCTGGAATAAAAGACTTATGTTTTGAAATGGGACAGAACCAAAACAATCTATTCCTTCTTTTTGGAACGGAGCAGAATGGCAAGGCATTGTTGTCGTGCTACATTTCTAAAGAGCTAGTGGCTTCAAAAGAGTTAAATGCGGGTACCATTGTACGAGAGTTAGGTAAGTTCATTCAGGGTGGTGGCGGAGGCCAACCGTTTTTTGCTACGGCAGGCGGTAAAAATCCGGAAGGTCTAGATGAGGCGCTTGCCAAAAGTAGGCAGTACCTAGATTAG
- a CDS encoding HNH endonuclease, which produces MGNRWGIPTEVENFVIERDKDCVYCGITFTQDNSSRKTKQSWEHIINDIRINGVHNIALCCISCNASKGAKSVVDWLESKYCKDRDITKESVALVVKQVIKKLSI; this is translated from the coding sequence ATGGGCAATAGATGGGGGATTCCAACTGAAGTAGAAAATTTTGTTATTGAAAGAGATAAGGATTGTGTGTATTGTGGTATAACCTTTACGCAGGATAACTCTTCTAGAAAAACTAAACAATCTTGGGAGCATATTATCAATGATATTAGGATAAACGGAGTTCATAATATAGCCCTGTGCTGTATATCGTGCAATGCGAGTAAAGGGGCAAAATCGGTTGTTGACTGGCTGGAGAGTAAATATTGTAAAGATAGAGATATCACAAAAGAATCAGTGGCTTTAGTTGTCAAACAAGTAATTAAGAAGTTATCTATCTAA